TTGTTGGGGGAGTTGACATAGGCACCCAATGCCCCCGTGGAGCACCTGGCCGGTGTATCCTTGCTGAGTAGCTGACAGGTATTCCTGCCACCCCTAGAAAGCCCTGTTCGAGCAGTTCGCTGAGGTGTTCCCGTTGAAGGTGTTCGGCTACCAGCCAGATCCCATGAGCTACCAAGTGGCTGTGGGCTGGCTGGAACTGCTGGCTGGGTTGCTGCTGGCCCTGGGCCCACCGATGCTGCAAGAGATCAGTAACTTTCTTTTGATCGTGCTCATGATGGGTAAGGGGGGCCCACCTGGGCACGGGAAAGAGGGACTTCTTGGGGAAGCTGATGGGAAGACCTGGCTGTTCCTCTGTTCCTGGGGAGGCTGATGGGAAGACCTGGCTGTTCCTCTGTTCCCCTTTACTGTTGccaccctccctttttctctggaACCAGGAGCACTTCCTGCTGTACTGCAGTTTCCATGGTCTTCAGACTAAGACATGTGCCTTTCAAACAATATACTGTTAACACCATTTTGTGTCAGACATACCATCCACCTCATCAGCTCTATTGGCTGTATGGTATTCCATTATAAGGCTGTATCGTAACCTAAAAGGCCCTACTGCTCTCCCCCATCCCACCTCTGAGTTGAGAGGATAGAGTAGCAGCTGCCCCTTGACTTATGTGAACAAGGAAGCTGAGCCCCCTGAACAGAAAGGCAGAGAATTTCTCTGGGGCAAGAAGTCCTAGAAGGGCTCCCCTACACACACAGTGGTTCTGCCCACAGGAACTGCTGATGGACAAAGACATCCTCAGGCTCTTCTCTGCCCCAGCCTGTGTCACCCTTGCTGCCACCACTGCCGCCGCTCCCCTAGGCTTTCTTTCCATCTCTGAAGCTTCCCTAGTTTTCAGAGCTTTCCTTCACTTCCACCACCAACCCCTGAACTTCCTTCCCTCCAGTCGGATTATGAAAGAAGTGGGAgctctggccgattggctcagtggtagagcatcaacccggtgtgtgaaagtcccgggttcaattcccggccagggcacacagaagcgcccgtctgcttctccactcttccccctctcctttctctctatctcttcccctcctgcagccaaggctccactggagcaaagttggcccaggcactgaggatggctccatggcctctgcctcaggcgctagaatggcttcagttgcaacggagtgacaccccagatgggcagagcatcaacctctggtgggcttgtcaggtggatcccggtcgggcgcatgtgggagtctatctcttggcctccctgcttctcacttcagaaaaatacaaaaataaaaagaagtgggAGCAGGGAGAATTTGTTCCAAAATGCTTATCACCTCCCTGCCCGATTTGGCTGGATTGTCCTTGTTTCTTCCTTGCCCTTTGAGAGGGGTTGCATTAGTTCAGAAAGCTTCTGATTCCCTGTCCTGCTTTCTCTGGAAGGCCAGGGAGACAAGAGAAGCTAGTTTAGGCTGCATGTTGGGGGGCGGGGGCTCTTTACGGGAGCACGGGAGCTGGAGTGTGTCAGCCTAGGCTGGAGAGCCCCGAGCTCCTGGATCTCCTGGGTGCCCGTATGGAGCCTTAGAGACCTGACTTTCCATTCCAGGCGCTATCTTCACCTTGGTGTCTCTGAAAGAGTCACTGAACACCTGCATCCCAGCTATCGTCTGCCTGGTGCTCCTGATGCTGCTGGATGTCTGCCAGCTTGTAGTCCAAACTAAGAAGGTGGTCAGATCCACCAGGAAGAAGACTCCAAATTCAGTCAAGGAGTTCTCTGAGTAGAGTGTCCCTTGCCTCGCTCTGCCTTGAAGGGTCACAGCAGGAATATGGAGAGACATACAAAATCAACCACTTTGTTACCAGGGTCAAAGTATGGCCAGTATTGAAATAGACATCTTGTCTACCTGGCCTTGCTTTCCCTCTTGGACATCTACTGTTCTTTTTTGACATTCACTAGCATTCCTCTTGTCTTGTGAAAGtagaaaataagtagaaaaaaaatttaaatcatccAAAATTTTAATGCCCCCAAATAACTATTTTCAAGTCctttgtataattgtacttttcaacttttttctatgcctttatacagattttttttttatatgaaaatgaGACCATATATACTGTTTTATTACCTGCTTTTTAAAGCTGATGTACCGTAACAGCATTCCATGTCTGTCTTACCATGTTGGTGTCGACGGCTGCGGAGTATTCCGTTGTAAGACTGTTCTGTAATGTATTGACTTAAGCCCCCACTGAGGACCCTGTGGATTGTTCTCACAGTAAATCGCTTTTGCTACTTATTTTCTTTCCCTAGAAGTGACGGTGCTGGTTCAAATGGCATGCacgtttttaaggtttttattactTACACATTGAGTGCGGCAGAGTAGAAATGACTGCTTCTGCCTGCGCCCTTCCAAGCCACGTGaagtacaggcagtccctgggttacaaacaagataggttctgtaggtttgttcttaactGGAACTTGtatataagttggaacaggtacatttgcctattaaatgcaacttaaacttgtttgtcttaacatactttttatttttacctttctgtgcatagaAGTACTTAACCATGTTCAAACCTTCAGTGCCCATCTTTTCTGTAacccggggactgcctgtattcCCTCCTACTTCTTTTTATCTTAGGCACCTTAGGTTTGCAGAGCTAACAGAGATGGGCATTGAGTCATGGTTTTACAGGACCTGAACCTGCCAGCTTCTGGTGGTGAGGCGGGGCACTCAGTGCAGTGCTCCTGGGACACCTTCATGGAGGCAGGGAACAGTCAACTCCAAGGCACGCTGCCTATTAAAGTAGTGCCGGAAGCCTGGGGTGAATCCCAGAGGCCCTAGTGAGTCAGAagaatgtgtgtctgtgtgtgtggcaaTTCTCAAGGGAAAAGTGACCATGTTAGGGTACCTAGCATTACTGACTATCTTTAcctcatagacacacacatacacacatacacacacaaatatattagTACATAAGTAGTAGTTTACACATACTACATATATAGTGTCAAAACAATAAGGAAGCGTTCACTCACATCAGAGGTCCTGAGATGACAGCTTCAGCTTTAATGTTGGGTAATCTGGCTGCCTTATGTTGACAtaaaagactgattttttttcccagcTTTCTGCTCTGGTGCTTTCAACCTGTTGGCTACTGCCCACAGGGTCGCAAAATGGTTGCAGCAGCTCCAGACTGAACATTTGCACGTAATGTCTAaaggtgaaaagaaaaaggaaagctctCTTAGAAGACCCCTGGACTTCCTCTCACATCCCACTGGTCAGAATTATGCCACATTTCCATTCTTAGGCCAGCCACTAGCCAAGAGAAGGGAATTCACACAATGGACTTAAAATAGTTAAGATTTACCCACACTGGTTAGCAAGGGAGGGGGGTAGAAGTTGGtttctgccacttcctagctTATCTATAGAATATGTTTAATAATTGTAAATACCTCTTAGAGTTGCTGTGAGGATTTAGTGGTTTAAAAGTACAGTAGGGTCTAGCACATTCGAAGTGTTCAGTAAGTGCTATTATTAAATAAGGTTtgttctacagatgagaaaacagattcAGAAAGCTTACGTGCCCATGTGTCAGACCTGAGACTAGAATTGAGGTCTGATTGACTCCAGAATGCGCACTTTCCACTGCACCAGCTGCCAAAGTCGGAAGTGGGCAGGCATGGCACCCTGGCTCTCTTCAGCTTGAGGGTACACAGGATAATCTTTCTAATGAGATTAAGTCAGCCTTGCTTTCTAGAATTGCTCCTCTGCATGAAAATTTTGAAGCCCATGAAAGTAGAGCCCGGAGCCCCTAGAATCCTGGCCTCTTACCATCTCCACCCCTTCCAAGAAGTCCTGTCTCCAGCCAGGACTTGGAGTAAAAGCTCTCACAGCTAGCGTTAGGTTGAAGGTTCCTGTTTACCTAAACTTGTCCTGTAAGCTGATTAGTTGCTACAGAGCCTCCCAAGTGGGGCCCTCCCAACAGCTGTGGGAAAGGCAGCATGCTAGAGGAGTGGGCTGGCCAGCTGCTGTGGGTGGACAGCAGCAGGAGTATCAAGCTTCAGCAGTGGCTCAGCCCAAGAAGAAGCCAGGCCCTAGGAAATGTGCCCCCCAAACCATAGCTGAAACCTAGGTCAGATCAGCAGTGACATTCAGCTGCCAgggcttcctttccctttccttgccCTGCAGCAACACTcatcttggggccctggccacacCCCACAAACACCTCACAGCTGCCACGAATGGGTCTCTGCTTTTCAGCTGTTGGAACCGATCTTCATGTCATGTCCTGGGATTAATTGGTGGATGGGAGGGTATGGGATGTGTGTATGGGAGTGGATTCTGTTCTCCCTCAGCTCTTTAAAGCCAGGTGTCAAGGGCCCCAGAGAGAGCTGTAGCAGCCAGGACAGCAAGAGGTAAGACAGGACTGACCTAGTGGGATGGCAAGGGGTGGTTCAGGGTGGGGCATTTGGGGACTAGAGCCATGTTTGGCAAAGCTGGGAGGGAGGACAAGAAAGGACTCATTCAGGATCCTAGAAAGGATTGGAGCCTGAGAGGTTCAAAGGCAGAAGTACAAATTTTGGTATTGGAGGAACCGAGTTTTGGGACATCCTAGAAGTTTGTCTATGTATCCAAAATAGGAACAGAAGAGAAGCTTGTGTAGTTACCCACCTAAGGGGGAGAAGAGGAATACACCCAGATGTCTTTGTTTGAATACACCCAGTTTTGTTTGCTTGGAGTGGCTGTGTCTCTGatgctgtgtgtgtgcctgtgtgggtGTACACAGCTACCCTACCAGTGTGCTGCCTAGAGGGGAAGGGAGCAAATGGTTATGAAGTATCTCCCCAGTGTCAGCCACAGTGCTCAGAGTTTTACTTATGTTTTCTCATAATCCTCCCAACAACACTGTGAAGTAGGTATtttaatctccattttacagCAGAGAAGACAAGGCTCAGTGAAGctgagtaatttgcccaaggtcacatggcaaTAAATGTGTATATCTAGAAACTGCTTGATTCCAGGGCCTGTgccctttttgttttgctgcccAGCGTTTTGAGTCAGATCCAGAGTTCTTTGTGGTCAGAAGGCAAGGGGGTAGGAAACAGGCTGGAAGGCCTGAGTTGTGAAACATTTTCAGCTCTGTCCAAGGTACTCCAGACAAGCCTCAGGAGAGAGCCTCCACCAAGGCAAGTCCAAGGTCACACTATACACAGGCCTGTCCTCTGGATCAGTGC
The Saccopteryx bilineata isolate mSacBil1 chromosome 3, mSacBil1_pri_phased_curated, whole genome shotgun sequence DNA segment above includes these coding regions:
- the TMEM35B gene encoding transmembrane protein 35B, with translation MAFLLAVLRVLLGGFFALTGAAKLSEQLSAPASQQTKALFEQFAEVFPLKVFGYQPDPMSYQVAVGWLELLAGLLLALGPPMLQEISNFLLIVLMMGAIFTLVSLKESLNTCIPAIVCLVLLMLLDVCQLVVQTKKVVRSTRKKTPNSVKEFSE